The Archangium primigenium genomic interval GGCCTCGGGCAGGTGCGCCGTCACGCGCCGGGTCAGTCGGGCCCGGCGCGCCTCCAGTGAATCGCCCTCGTCCCCGTGACACAGCCGCCGCAGGGCCTGACCGAGCAGGCTCACCGAGGCGCCCGCGCTCAGGGGATCTCCCTGGCCCAGCATCACCTGGATGGGCTGGGGCCGACGCTCCAGTCGGCGCAGGAACTCGTGGCGCAGGCGGGACTTGCCCACGCCCGGCGGGGCCACCACCAACACCACCCGGGCGAGCTGCTCCTCGATGCAGGCCGAGAGGGTGAAGTCCAGCAGGGTCAGGTCATGCTCGCGGCCCACGCACGGGGTGGGCTTGCCCATGAGCGGCCGGGACTCGTCCGCGCCCAGCCGCTCGGTGTGCAGCAGGTACATGTCCGGCTCGACCCGCGAGAGCTGGAAGCTCGGGCCGAGCAGTCCCGCGGTCACCTCGTCCAGCACCACCCGCGCCGGACCCTGGAGCCGCTGGGTGCGCCGCAGCAGCAGGCCCACGCGGTCCATGGCCACGCCCACGGGCAGCCGCTCGTTGAGCACCCCCAGGCCCGTCACCAACACCACCGAGGCCTCGGGGTGGCGCTCGCGGATGGTGAGCGCGCCGCGCGCCGCCAGGGCCGCCTGGTCGGTGGCGGTGCCATGCTCGGGGGCCAGCGTGGCCATGAGCGAGCCATCCGCCAGCAGTTCCAGGTGGATGCCATGGGGCCAGAGCGCCGTGCGCAGCGCGTCGCGGACCTCCACGCCCGCCTTGCGCCGGGCCGTCTCGTCCGCCGTCCCCGGGGGACGCAGCGTCACGAGCAGCACGCTGACGAGCTTCTGCTCCCCGTCCGCCAGCCGGATGGGCGCCGGAGACGTCTCGCCCTGGGGCAGCAGCAACTCGGGCACGGCCTCCAGGGCGGACAAAGCCTCCAGCAGCCGGGGCGCATCCGGAATCCGCCGACCGAGGTCCTTGGCGAGCATCCGGTCGACGAGGACCTGGAGCCCCGCGGGCAATCCCGGACGCACGGTGTGCAGGGGCTCGGGGTGGGTGAGGAGGATCTTGGCCAGGGCGGCGGCGAAGTGGGGCGCGGCGAAGGGCGGCTTGCCGGTGAGGCACTCGTAGAGCACGCAGCCCAGCGAGAAGATGTCGGCGGCGGGGGGAATCTCCGACTGGCTGGAGGCCTGCTCCGGCGCCATGTAGCCCGGGGTGCCCACCACGGTGTGGCTCTTCGTCACGCCCATCAGCGAGGGCTCGGTGTGCCGGGCCAGGCCGAAGTCGAGCACCACCACGTCCTCGGGCCGGCCCCCGCGCAGCAGCAGGTTGGAGGGCTTGATGTCGCGGTGGATGATGCCGCGCTGGTGCGCGTGGGCCAGGGCCTCGGCGGCGCGGCGCAACAGGGCGAGCGTCTCGGGCAGCGTCAGGGGCTGGCGCACGAGGCGGCGCGACAACTCCTCGCCCTCCTCCCACTGCATGATGAGGAAGGACTGGCCCTGCTCGGTGAGACCGTGGGCCACGTGGGCGACGATGCCCGGGTGGTGCAAGGCCTCGAGCATCATGGCCTCGCGGTTGAAGCGGTAGGCCACCTCCGGAGAGACGGGCGCGTGCAGCACCTTGAGGGCCACGGGGTGGCCCGTCACCTCGTCGCGCGCGCGATAGACGTTGCCCATGCCCCCGTGCCCCGCGGGCTCCACCACGGTGAAGCGGCCGTGGAACCGGGTGCCGGCGAGCAGGTAGCTGGAGGCCGAAGTGGCCGGGGCGGTCTTGTCGTAATCCATGCCGTCACCCCACGGCGGAGGGGGGACTTCCCCAACGGGCGTGGGCCAGTTGCAGGGTACGTGCATTCTCGGGCACCTGGCGCAAGAAGCGCTCGCGGGCCCGGGGCTCGGGGATGTCGGCGGCGCGCAAGTGGACGAGGTCCAGGGTCTCGCGCAGGGCTCGCTCCCCCGACGCGGTGTCTTCCAGGGCGAAGTGGGCCTCCACGAGCGCCAGGTGCATGGCCACCGCGTAGGCGCCCTGAAGCTTGGTCTCCTTCAACTCCCGCACGCCCTCGGTCGCGACCTGGAGCGCTTCCGCGCTCGCGCCTCGCGAGAGCAAGGCCTGACAGAGGGACGCGCGGGCATCGAGCCGGAAGGTGAGGACCATGCGCAAGGCGTCGCAGGACTGCCGCGCGTGGTCCTCGGCCTCGGCGTACAGCCCCTGGATGAGCGCCACCCGCGAGAGCACCAGGTGCTCCAGTCCCCGTCGGAAGGGATCGGCGTCCGCGCCGCCCAGCCATTCGCCCACCCGCGCCCGGATCTCCTCGCAGTCCTGAGGATCGGCGCGCAAGGTGAGGGTCCTCAGCAGCGCGTAGTGCACGAAGGTGGTGAGCAGCCGGTTCTCCATGCTCCGGGCCATCCCCTCCGCCTCGCGCAGCAACTCGAGGGCGCCCGGGACATCCCCCAGCGCGGCCAGACTCACGCCCATCTGCGCGAGCCCCACGCTGGCCTGATTCTGCATGCCCACGCTCAGGAAGCTCCGCTGGGCCCCCTCGGAGAGTTGGTATCCCTGCCAGGGACTGGGCTCGAAGTAGTGGAGGTACTGGCTGCGGAAGTTCAGGGCCCAACCGCGCACCACCGGGTCCTTCTCCATCACCGCCGCGGCCACGCTCTGGATGCGCGCCAGGGGCAGCTCGATCCACTGCCGCATCCCCGTCCAGAGCGCCGTGCCGCCCAGATAGGCGCAGGCCTCGACATAGGTGGCCATGGCCTCGGGGTGGGGGGTGGCCCAGAGCAACTCCTGGCTCACCCGGTTCAGTTGCGCCTGATGGCCTAGGAAGAGGTGGCCCGTGACAAGGCCCGCCGCCAGTCGGCACCACAGGGGACTGCCCGGTTCGAGCTCGTCCAGCACCGGGCCTCCGATCTCCATCGCCCGGGGAAGCTGATCCATCGAGGTGAGCACCACGGAGTGCAGGGCCCGCAGCCGCACCCCGAGGTGTCCGCCCACACCGTGCTCCAGGCCGGCCTCCACGCAGCGAAGGGCGCCCACCAGGTCATGGCGCTCGAAGAGTTGCTCGGCCGCGAGCAGGTGGAAGTGGGCGGCGCGCTCGGGCTGCTTGCCACTCTGGTGGTGAGCGGCGAGCACCAAGGCATCCGTTTCGCCCATCTGCTCCAGCCACAGGGCGGCGAGCCGGTGGGCGGACACCCGGTGGCTGTCGGCGACGAGTGCATAGGCCGCGTCGCGCACCAGGGCATGGCGGAAGTGGTACTCGTCCGTGGAGGCGAAGCGGCTGGTGGACTGTTGGACGATGACCTCTTCCTCCACGAGTTGACGCACCTGGAGCGTCAGCGCGTCGGGCGGCGTCCCCAGCAGCTCCTTCAAGCCGTGGAACCAGAAGGTGTGGCCGAAGACGCTGGCGGCCAGCAGCACGTGGCGCACCTCGGGGTGCATGCGCAACAGACGCGTCTGGAGCACCGCCAGCACCGTACCGGGCACGGCCACCCCGTGACCCTCGGCCATGGTGCGGATGAGCTCCTCCAGCAGCAGCGCGTTGCCGTCGGACTGCTCCACGGCGCGCTGCACGAGGGCGGCGGACACCTGGGGTCCGAGCACCTCGCGCACCAGGCCCGTGCACGCCTTGCGGCTCAGGCCCTTGAGCACCACCTCCTGCACGTGCCGCGACCACAGCCCGGGGAACACCTCCTTCACCTCGGGCCGCGCCAGCGCCAGTACCATGAAGGGCTGGTCCGCTAGCTCTCGAACGGACTCCTCGATCAGTCGCACCGTGAGGGCGTCACTCCAGTGGAGGTCTTCCAGCACGAGCAGCACCGGTTGGTGGGTGCACTCGGCCTTGAGGAACGCGACCAGGGCGGGACCGAGCTGGGCGCTCATGAGCCGGGGATCGCTCCGGGCGGCGCGCAGGCGCGGGCTGTACTCGTCGGGGAAGGGGATGGCGCACAGCTCCCCGAGGAACTCCACCGTGTCCTGGGCCAACGCTTCCGGCAGATGCGCGCTCACCCGCTGATAGAGCCGCGTGCGACGTGCCTCCAGGTTGGCGCCCTCGGGCAAACCACACCAACGCCGCAGGGCCTGGCCGAGCAGGCTGACGGAGGCGCCCGCGCTCAGGGGGTCACCCAAGCCGAGCATCACCTGCACGGGCTCGGCTCGCCGCTCCAGCCGGCGCAGGAACTCGTGGCGCAACCGTGACTTGCCCACGCCCGGCGGTGCCATCACCAACACCACCCGCGCTTGCTGATCCTCGATGCTGGCCGAGAGCGTGAAGTCCAGCAGGGCCAGTTCCTGCTCGCGGCCCACGCACGGCGTGGGCTTTCCCATGAGGGGACGAGACTCGTCCGTACTCAACCGCTCGGCATGCAGCAGGTACATGCTGGCGTCGATGCGGGAGAGCTGGAAGCCCGGGCCGAGCAGTCCCGCCGTCACCTCGTCGAGCACCACCTGGGCCGGGCCGGGCATGCGCTGCACCTTGCTCAACAGCAAGCCCACGCGGTCCATGGCGGCGCCCACGGGCAGCCGCTCGTTGAGCACGCCCAGGCCCGTCACCAACACCACCGAGGCCTCGGGCCAGCGCTCCTTGAACGTCAGGGCGCAGCGCGCGGCCAGGGCCGCCTGGTCGGTGGCGGTGCCACGGTCGGGGGCGAGCGTGGCCACCAGCGAGCCGTCGGCGAGCAACTCCACGCGCGTGCCTTGGGGCCAGAGCGTGGTGCGCAGGGAGTCGAGCACCGCGGCGCCCTCGCCCCGCAGGGCCGTCTTGTCCTCGGCCTCCAGGCCGCGCAGGGAGATGAGCAGCACGCTGACGAGCCGCTGCTCGGCGTCCGGCAGACGGATGGGGGCCGCCTGGGGCTCGGCGCGGGGCAGCAGCAACTCGGGCACGGCCTCCAGGGCATTCAGGGCCTCCAGGAGCCGGTCCGCGTCGGGCATGCGGCGGCGGGGGTCCTTGGCGAGCATCCGGTCGATGAGGACTTGCAGCCCGACGGGCAGTCCCGGCCGCACGGAGTGCAGGGGCTCCGGGTCGGCGAAGAGGATTTTGGCCAGGGCGGCGGCGAAGTGGGGCGCGGAGAAGGGAGGCTTGCCGGTGAGGCACTCGTAGAGCACGCAGCCCAGCGAGAAGATGTCGGCGGCGGGAGGAATCTCCGACTGACTGGAGGCCTGCTCCGGGGACATGTAGCCCGGGGTGCCCACCACGGTGTGGGTGCCGGTGACGCCCACCAGGGTGGGCTCGGTGTGACGGGCCAGGCCGAAGTCGAGCACCACCACGTCCTCGGGCCGGCCGCCGCGCAGCAGCAGGTTGGAGGGTTTGATGTCCCGGTGGACGATGCCGCGCTGGTGCGCGTGGGCCAGGGCCTCGGCGGCGCGGCGCAGCAGGGCGAGCGTCTCGGGCAGCGACAGGGGCTGGCGCGCGAGGCGGCGCGACAACTCCTCGCCCTCCACCCACTCCATGCACAGGAAGGGCTGGCCGCGCTCGGTGGTGCCGTGGGCCACGTGGGCGACGATGCCCGGGTGGTGCAGGGACTCGAGCAGCACGGCCTCGCGGTTGAAGCGGTAGACCACCTCCGGGGAGATGGGCGAGTGCAACACCTTGAGGGCGACAGGCAGCCCGGACACGCCGTCGCGGGCCCGGTAGACATGGCCCATGCCACCACGGCCGGCGAGCTCGCCCAGGGTGAAGCGGCCTTGGATGAGGGTGTCCGGGGCGAGGACTCCGGCAGGCAGTGAGGAGGGCGCTGTCTTGTCGTGGTCCATGTGACGGAACCAGCGTACCACCTTGCTCACCCCAAGGCGGGCATGGCTTCTCCCCATCGCTCACGCGCCAACTTTAGCGTGCGAGCGTTCTCGGGCACGTGGCGCAGGAAGCGCTCGCGGGCCTGGGGCTCGGGGATGTCGGCGGCGCGGACATGCACGAGGTCCAGGGCCTCGCGCAGGGCCAGCTCCCCAGACGGGGTGTCTCCCGCGGCGAAGCGGGCCTCGGCGAGCGCCAGGTGCATGGCCACCGCGTAGGTGCCCCGGATGCGCCGCTCTTCCAGTTCCCGTACGCCCTCGGTCGCGACCTGGAGCGCGTCCGCGACCGCGCCGCGCGCGAGCAGGGCCTGACTGAGGGTGGCGCGGGCATCGAGCCGGAAGGTGAGGATCAGGCTCAAGGCATCGCAGGCCAGGCGCGCGTGCTCCGCGGCCTCGGTGTACAGCTGCTGAACGAGGGCCACCCGCGCGAGCACCAGGTGCTCGAGGCCCTGGCGGAAGGGATCGGCGTCCTCACCTCCCAGTTGCTCACTCGCCCGGTCCTGGGCCTCCTTCCAGTCCTGGGGATCGACGCTGAGGGTCAGCGTCCGCAGCCGCAAGTAGTGCACGAAGGTGGTGAACAGCCGGTTCTCGATGTGCTGGGACAGCGCCTCCGCCTGGCGCAGCAGCTCGAGCGCACCGGAGATGTCGCCCAGCGCGTTCAAGCACACGCCCTGCTGGGCGAGCACCACCATGGCCTGGTGACCCATGCCCACGGTCAGGAAGCTCGTCTTCGCCTGTTCCGTCAGCTGGTAGCCCTGCCAGGGACAGGGCTCGAAGTAGTGGAGGTATTGACCCTTGAAGTTCAGGGCCCAGCCGCGCACCACCGGATCCCTCTCGATTTCCGATTCGGCCACGCATTGGATGCGTGCCAGCGGCAGCTCGATCCACTCACGTTCCCCGGACCAGAGGGCCGTGCCGCCCAGATAGGTGCAGGCCTCGACATAGGTGGACATGGCCTCGGAATGGGGCGCGGCCCACATCAGCTCCTGACTCACCCGGTGCAGTTGCGTCTGATTGCGGAGGAAGAGGTGGCCCGTGACGAGTGCCGCCGCCAGTCGGCACCACAGGGGACTGCCCGGCTCGAGCTCGTCCAGCGCTGGGCCGCCGACATCCATCGCTCGGGCGAGTTGGTGCATCGCGGCGAGCACCACGGCCTTGAGCGCGCGCAGTCGCACGCGCACGCTCCTGCTCGCGCCATCCCCCAGACCGGCATCCACGCAGCGCAGGGTGCCCACCAGGTCATGGCGCTCGAAGAGTTGCTCGGCCGCGAGCAGGTGGAAGTGGGCG includes:
- a CDS encoding serine/threonine-protein kinase PknK; the protein is MDHDKTAPSSLPAGVLAPDTLIQGRFTLGELAGRGGMGHVYRARDGVSGLPVALKVLHSPISPEVVYRFNREAVLLESLHHPGIVAHVAHGTTERGQPFLCMEWVEGEELSRRLARQPLSLPETLALLRRAAEALAHAHQRGIVHRDIKPSNLLLRGGRPEDVVVLDFGLARHTEPTLVGVTGTHTVVGTPGYMSPEQASSQSEIPPAADIFSLGCVLYECLTGKPPFSAPHFAAALAKILFADPEPLHSVRPGLPVGLQVLIDRMLAKDPRRRMPDADRLLEALNALEAVPELLLPRAEPQAAPIRLPDAEQRLVSVLLISLRGLEAEDKTALRGEGAAVLDSLRTTLWPQGTRVELLADGSLVATLAPDRGTATDQAALAARCALTFKERWPEASVVLVTGLGVLNERLPVGAAMDRVGLLLSKVQRMPGPAQVVLDEVTAGLLGPGFQLSRIDASMYLLHAERLSTDESRPLMGKPTPCVGREQELALLDFTLSASIEDQQARVVLVMAPPGVGKSRLRHEFLRRLERRAEPVQVMLGLGDPLSAGASVSLLGQALRRWCGLPEGANLEARRTRLYQRVSAHLPEALAQDTVEFLGELCAIPFPDEYSPRLRAARSDPRLMSAQLGPALVAFLKAECTHQPVLLVLEDLHWSDALTVRLIEESVRELADQPFMVLALARPEVKEVFPGLWSRHVQEVVLKGLSRKACTGLVREVLGPQVSAALVQRAVEQSDGNALLLEELIRTMAEGHGVAVPGTVLAVLQTRLLRMHPEVRHVLLAASVFGHTFWFHGLKELLGTPPDALTLQVRQLVEEEVIVQQSTSRFASTDEYHFRHALVRDAAYALVADSHRVSAHRLAALWLEQMGETDALVLAAHHQSGKQPERAAHFHLLAAEQLFERHDLVGALRCVEAGLEHGVGGHLGVRLRALHSVVLTSMDQLPRAMEIGGPVLDELEPGSPLWCRLAAGLVTGHLFLGHQAQLNRVSQELLWATPHPEAMATYVEACAYLGGTALWTGMRQWIELPLARIQSVAAAVMEKDPVVRGWALNFRSQYLHYFEPSPWQGYQLSEGAQRSFLSVGMQNQASVGLAQMGVSLAALGDVPGALELLREAEGMARSMENRLLTTFVHYALLRTLTLRADPQDCEEIRARVGEWLGGADADPFRRGLEHLVLSRVALIQGLYAEAEDHARQSCDALRMVLTFRLDARASLCQALLSRGASAEALQVATEGVRELKETKLQGAYAVAMHLALVEAHFALEDTASGERALRETLDLVHLRAADIPEPRARERFLRQVPENARTLQLAHARWGSPPSAVG